The DNA window TGGATGTAATGCTTCTCGATGACTTCGCGCTTATCCATATCGAGCGAGACGTTGAACACCGGCTGTTCCCGCAGAGCATAGGCACAGGCCTTGAGAATGAACGGCAGGGGCGTGATCTTGATGCCCTGTTTCTCCCCTGCGGCCTTCTGGCTCTTGCGGAACGCTTCCAGGTCGGTGATGTCGGCGTCCTCAAACTGGGTGACGTGGGGCACGTTAAGCCAGCTACGTTGCATGCTGTCGGCGGTCAGGCTGTGCATGCGGCTCATGGCGCGGCGCTTAACTTCGCCGAACTGGCTGAAATCCGGCAGTTTCACGCCTGGGATGCCACCGCCCGTGCCCGTCGCGACGCCACCCTGGGTTTGCTTGAGCTGCTGTTTGACGTAGCTCTGGACATCCTCTTTGAGGATGCGCTGTTTTGGGCCACTGCCTTTGACTTGCGGCAGGTTAACGCCCAGTTCGCGGGCGACTTTACGTACGGCCGGGCCGGCGTGTACGCGGGCTCCAGCAGCGGCTGTTTCCTCCGGTTCGGATGAGTCTGCTTCGGTTTCAGGTCGCGCTTTCTCATCGGCTGACTGAGTCGGCTTTTTCTTCGGAGGCTCTTCCTTACGATTTTCTGTCTCGGGTTGATCCTCATCGCCCGCGTTGCCTTCATCGCTTTCGACGCTCATCTCCAGCAATGCATCGCCTTCGCTGACGGTGTCTTCAACCTTGACCAGCAGCTTCCCAATTTTTCCGGCAAAGGGAGAGGGCACTTCCATGCTGGCTTTATCGGATTCCAGCGTAACGAGCGGATCATCGACGGCGACCGTGTCGCCCTCTTTAACCTGAATCTCGATAATGGGCACGTCTTTCGATCCACCGATATCAGGGACCTTTACGGTTTCCTGCTTCGACGTTTTTGCCGCCTTTTCAGGGGCCTCGGCTTTGGCTGGCTTATCTTCAGCTTCGTTTGTGCCGCGCGACTCTGACTCGGTTTCTCCAGGTTGATCCGCAACGTCACTATCGGCCGGATCCTTGCCCGAAGCATCTTCAGCAGACGATTCCTCACCCTCGGTATCGATCATGCCGACAAGGTCGCCTTCCTTGATCTTGTCGCCGACCGCCACTTTCAGCTCACGGATAGTGCCACCCATGGGCGAAGGGAGATCAACCGTTGCCTTGTCGGACTCCACCACCAGGATGGGATCTTCTGCCGCGACGGTGTCGCCGACCTGCACACTGACTTCGATCACCTCAACCTCGTCTGAACCACCGAGGTCGGGGACGCGAATTTCTTCTTTGCTCATCGCTTTTCCTCCGTGAACCTCAGCTTAAAAGAGGGTTGGGCTTGTTGCGATCGATACCATACTGGCGCATGGCCTCAAGTACTTTGTCGCGTTCCATCTCGCCATCTTCAGCAAGCGCCGACAGTGCGGCAACGACCACGTGGTATCGGTCGACTTCGAAGAACGAGCGTAGCTTTTCCCGGGTGTCACTGCGGCCGTAGCCGTCAGTGCCCAAGACGGCGTAGCGGGCTGGCACGAAAGCACGAATCTGATCGGCAAACAGTTTGATGTAATCCGTAGAGGCGATAACCGGTCCCTGTTTGTCCTGGAGGCATTGGGTTACGTAGGGCACACGCGGTTTGTCGTCGGGATGAAGCCGGTTCCACCGGACCACGTGTTGGCCGTCACGGGCAAGTTCATTGAAGCTTGTGGCACTCCAGATATCGCTGGATACACCAAAATCATCCTTCAGCAACTGTCCGGCGGCACGCACCTCATTAAGGATGGAACCACAGCCCAGCAACTGAACGCGCGGACCTTTTTTCTTGCCCTTACCGCCGGCTTCGACGCTCTCGAACGGATAAAGCCCTTTGATAATGCCTTCTTCGGCACCTTCAGGCATTGCGGGATGGGCGTAGTTCTCGTTGAGCAGAGTGATGTAGTAGTAGACGTTCTCGTTGTCTTCATACATCCGCTTCATGCCGTGCTGCACAATGACAGCCACTTCGTAGGCGTATGTCGGATCGTAGGATACGCAGTTAGGCACCGTGCCGGCGAGAATGTG is part of the Hydrocarboniclastica marina genome and encodes:
- the aceF gene encoding dihydrolipoyllysine-residue acetyltransferase, whose product is MSKEEIRVPDLGGSDEVEVIEVSVQVGDTVAAEDPILVVESDKATVDLPSPMGGTIRELKVAVGDKIKEGDLVGMIDTEGEESSAEDASGKDPADSDVADQPGETESESRGTNEAEDKPAKAEAPEKAAKTSKQETVKVPDIGGSKDVPIIEIQVKEGDTVAVDDPLVTLESDKASMEVPSPFAGKIGKLLVKVEDTVSEGDALLEMSVESDEGNAGDEDQPETENRKEEPPKKKPTQSADEKARPETEADSSEPEETAAAGARVHAGPAVRKVARELGVNLPQVKGSGPKQRILKEDVQSYVKQQLKQTQGGVATGTGGGIPGVKLPDFSQFGEVKRRAMSRMHSLTADSMQRSWLNVPHVTQFEDADITDLEAFRKSQKAAGEKQGIKITPLPFILKACAYALREQPVFNVSLDMDKREVIEKHYIHIGIAVDTPNGLVVPVIRDVDKKGIWELASEAQDLAAKARDKKLKPAEMQGACFTITSLGGIGGTAFTPIVNSPEVAILGVSKASMKPVWEGDGFVPRLMLPLSLSYDHRAINGAEAARFTTLLKRLLEDMRELMM